The Blastocatellia bacterium genome has a window encoding:
- a CDS encoding S1 family peptidase: MFPKVLILLVGALLLAIGNNVAVSSSSTKAQVDIERHAITPEQTLDDRFAATAQQIPAFGGLFYDEQGQLTVYVVETERNVQQAVNAIMASLGRVDKRGLDLAAIRVLPARYNFAQLKQWHDRLFAPVFSIPGVVLTDVDEASNRVRIGVENPQAAADVEEKLAELGIPRQAVLVELTEPIRALATLRDHVRPLQGGLQITFSGFLCTLGFNATRNGVPGFVTCSHCTDRQGGVESTVYYQPSTSSSNFIGTETVDPNYFRGGACPRGNRCRYSDSAFASLASGVSSTFAIEQTTGLGSITIAGSYAITGEVAAPLVGETLNKVGRTTGWSQGNVTATCVNTGVAGSNIVQLCQDFVLATVAGGDSGSPVFKITGSASAQLYGILWGGSSTQFVFSRMANVERSGELGPLTTF; this comes from the coding sequence ATGTTTCCAAAGGTGTTGATCCTTTTAGTGGGAGCGCTGTTGCTAGCGATAGGCAACAATGTCGCCGTTAGCTCAAGCAGCACGAAAGCTCAGGTAGATATTGAGCGCCATGCCATCACCCCTGAACAGACGCTCGATGATCGGTTTGCCGCCACGGCTCAACAGATTCCTGCCTTCGGCGGACTGTTCTACGATGAGCAAGGCCAGCTCACGGTCTACGTGGTAGAAACCGAACGCAACGTACAGCAGGCCGTCAATGCCATCATGGCTTCGCTCGGCCGTGTGGATAAGCGTGGCCTCGACCTTGCGGCGATCCGGGTTCTGCCCGCTCGTTATAATTTCGCGCAACTGAAGCAATGGCATGATCGCTTGTTTGCGCCTGTGTTTTCTATTCCTGGTGTGGTTTTGACCGATGTGGACGAAGCATCCAACCGGGTGAGAATTGGCGTGGAAAACCCGCAGGCCGCCGCTGATGTCGAAGAAAAGCTGGCCGAGTTGGGCATCCCTCGCCAAGCCGTGTTGGTTGAACTGACGGAGCCGATCCGCGCGCTGGCGACACTGCGCGATCATGTGCGACCGTTGCAGGGTGGTTTGCAGATCACCTTCTCAGGTTTCTTATGCACGCTCGGGTTCAACGCCACCCGCAATGGCGTTCCCGGCTTTGTGACATGCTCCCATTGCACCGACCGACAAGGTGGCGTGGAAAGCACGGTCTACTATCAGCCGTCAACCTCCTCCTCGAATTTCATCGGCACGGAGACGGTTGATCCCAACTACTTTCGTGGCGGTGCGTGCCCGCGTGGCAACCGGTGCCGCTATAGCGACAGCGCGTTTGCGTCGTTAGCGTCGGGCGTCAGCTCCACATTTGCTATTGAACAGACAACTGGACTCGGTTCAATCACCATTGCCGGCAGCTATGCGATCACGGGTGAAGTGGCTGCGCCACTGGTTGGCGAAACGCTCAACAAGGTGGGGCGGACGACCGGTTGGTCGCAGGGCAATGTGACGGCAACGTGCGTCAATACCGGCGTCGCTGGCTCTAACATCGTCCAGTTGTGTCAGGATTTCGTCCTGGCTACCGTCGCTGGCGGAGACAGTGGATCGCCTGTGTTCAAGATCACTGGCTCAGCGAGCGCGCAACTGTATGGAATTTTATGGGGCGGCAGCTCAACCCAATTTGTGTTTAGCCGCATGGCTAATGTGGAGCGTTCCGGCGAGCTTGGCCCATTGACGACATTCTAG
- the dnaJ gene encoding molecular chaperone DnaJ, with the protein MEGVRTELDKRDYYEVLGVDRTADLQTIKNAYRKLAMQYHPDRNPGNKEAEEKFKELAEAYSVLSDEEKRARYDRFGHAGISSAAGGGFAGFDPFTTFEDLLGEFFGFGDVFGTTTRRRTRAQQGADLRYDLEITLEEAAQGVEKTLTVPRLEHCPSCRGAGTAPGTSVSTCPTCGGSGQVRYQQGFFTVARTCSQCYGAGTIIRNPCAECRGQGRVRREKTIEVRIPPGVDTGSRLRITGEGEAGTHGGRYGDLYVVIHVREHELYQRRGADLYCTVPITFAQAALGTELKIPGLLGRQEVLRIPAGTQSGSVFRLPGKGMPKLGQAGAGDFYVNVKVMTPTKLSREQRRLFEELAKLEKKSEGADKSLLEKMKELFTAE; encoded by the coding sequence GTGGAAGGAGTCAGAACCGAATTGGACAAACGCGACTATTACGAAGTCCTAGGGGTTGATAGAACAGCCGACCTGCAAACGATTAAGAACGCTTATCGCAAACTGGCCATGCAGTATCACCCCGACCGCAATCCGGGGAATAAGGAGGCCGAAGAAAAGTTCAAAGAGCTGGCTGAAGCCTACAGCGTGCTGTCAGATGAGGAGAAACGCGCGCGTTACGACCGATTCGGTCATGCCGGCATTAGTAGCGCAGCGGGCGGCGGCTTTGCTGGCTTTGATCCCTTCACAACATTTGAAGATTTACTTGGCGAGTTTTTTGGATTCGGTGACGTGTTTGGCACAACGACACGTCGGCGCACCCGCGCCCAACAAGGGGCCGACTTGCGCTATGACCTGGAGATCACGCTGGAAGAAGCGGCTCAAGGCGTGGAGAAGACCTTGACCGTGCCACGTCTGGAACACTGCCCATCGTGCCGGGGCGCGGGCACAGCGCCGGGCACAAGCGTGTCCACGTGTCCGACCTGCGGCGGTTCCGGCCAGGTTCGCTATCAACAAGGCTTCTTCACCGTGGCCCGCACATGCAGCCAATGCTACGGCGCCGGCACGATTATTCGTAATCCTTGCGCTGAGTGTCGCGGTCAGGGGCGCGTTCGCCGCGAAAAAACCATTGAAGTCAGAATCCCACCCGGCGTGGACACGGGCTCACGGCTGCGCATCACTGGCGAAGGTGAGGCCGGCACACACGGCGGACGCTATGGCGACCTCTATGTGGTCATCCATGTGCGTGAGCACGAGCTCTATCAACGCCGGGGCGCTGACTTGTACTGCACAGTCCCAATCACATTCGCTCAAGCGGCGCTGGGCACGGAATTGAAAATACCGGGGCTCTTGGGTCGTCAAGAAGTCCTGAGAATTCCTGCCGGCACTCAATCAGGCTCTGTCTTTCGGCTACCTGGCAAGGGTATGCCCAAACTTGGACAAGCCGGCGCCGGCGATTTTTATGTCAACGTCAAGGTCATGACCCCAACAAAACTCTCTCGCGAACAACGCCGTCTTTTCGAGGAACTGGCCAAACTAGAAAAAAAGAGCGAAGGCGCAGATAAGAGCCTGTTAGAGAAAATGAAGGAGCTGTTCACGGCGGAATAG
- a CDS encoding queuosine precursor transporter, with product MTGQRRVYKYFDFIMAAFVTIVLCVNLIAASKRTQIAGFTFGAGIFFFPLSYVFGDILTEVYGYARSRRVIWAGFAAMGFASLMSYVILGLPPAPGWPHQAAYETVFGGTPRIVLASLLAFWAGEFSNSFVLAKLKIGTEGRFLWVRTIGSTIVGEGIDTLIFYPVAFLGRWTWAEVTEVMWHNYIIKVLWEVAATPLTYRVVNFLKRAEHEDYYDRDTNFNPFILKV from the coding sequence ATGACCGGCCAACGCCGCGTCTACAAATACTTCGATTTCATCATGGCCGCCTTCGTCACGATCGTGCTGTGCGTCAATTTGATTGCGGCCAGCAAACGAACGCAGATAGCTGGTTTTACATTCGGGGCAGGCATTTTTTTCTTCCCGCTCAGTTACGTGTTCGGTGACATCCTCACAGAAGTTTACGGCTATGCCCGGTCGCGTCGCGTCATCTGGGCCGGTTTTGCCGCAATGGGGTTTGCGTCGTTGATGAGCTATGTGATCCTCGGGCTGCCACCCGCGCCGGGCTGGCCGCATCAAGCCGCTTACGAAACCGTCTTTGGCGGCACACCACGCATCGTACTGGCATCGTTACTGGCGTTTTGGGCAGGCGAGTTCTCCAATTCATTCGTGCTGGCCAAGCTCAAAATCGGCACCGAAGGTCGTTTTCTCTGGGTGCGCACCATTGGGTCAACAATCGTCGGCGAAGGCATTGACACGTTGATTTTTTATCCCGTCGCATTTCTCGGCCGGTGGACATGGGCTGAGGTCACTGAAGTGATGTGGCACAACTACATCATCAAAGTGCTTTGGGAAGTAGCAGCGACGCCGCTGACATATCGCGTTGTGAACTTCCTCAAACGCGCCGAACACGAAGACTATTATGACCGTGATACAAATTTCAATCCGTTTATCCTCAAGGTGTGA
- the mutY gene encoding A/G-specific adenine glycosylase yields the protein MNLNRSLKARMRRTLLNWYHGAKRDLPWRTTDDPYCILVAEYMSQQTQLDRVRHYYDRFLKQFPNIQALARASSQRVLKAWEGMGYYHRARHLHAAAKKIVRELGGRIPNSYEGLLMLPGCGPYTAAAIASIAFNQPVAVLDGNVTRVICRFFAIADDPRQPTTRARLRQVTSELIPPGQARDFNQALMELGALVCTPQAPRCDRCCWNFGCQARQLGLQTALPVKSPSRPLPHHQIAVGVVWKDGHVLIAQRDNHGLLGGLWEFPGGKCQPRETLQQCCAREVREEVGVSVRVGRKLMTINHAYSHFRITMHVFACRYRSGTPKPLACQQVRWVLPHQLRQYPFPAANKRLIEYLWSAP from the coding sequence ATGAACCTCAATCGCTCATTAAAAGCACGCATGCGACGCACGTTGCTGAACTGGTATCACGGAGCCAAACGCGATTTGCCGTGGCGAACAACCGATGATCCATACTGTATCCTGGTGGCGGAATACATGTCGCAGCAAACACAGCTCGATCGTGTGCGCCACTATTATGATCGTTTTTTGAAGCAATTTCCTAACATCCAGGCGCTGGCGCGCGCTTCATCGCAGCGCGTGCTGAAAGCGTGGGAAGGCATGGGTTACTACCATCGCGCGCGCCATCTGCACGCAGCAGCCAAGAAAATCGTCCGGGAATTGGGCGGTCGCATTCCAAATTCCTACGAAGGATTACTCATGTTGCCCGGCTGTGGTCCCTACACGGCTGCCGCCATTGCCAGCATTGCATTCAATCAACCGGTGGCGGTGCTCGATGGCAACGTGACGCGCGTCATCTGCCGGTTTTTCGCAATTGCAGACGACCCGCGCCAGCCCACGACGCGCGCTCGCCTGCGTCAGGTGACGAGCGAGCTGATACCGCCCGGACAGGCGCGGGATTTCAATCAAGCATTGATGGAACTCGGCGCGCTCGTCTGCACGCCACAAGCGCCTCGTTGCGACCGGTGTTGCTGGAACTTTGGCTGTCAGGCGCGGCAGCTTGGTTTACAAACGGCCCTGCCAGTCAAATCGCCGTCTCGCCCGTTGCCCCATCACCAGATTGCCGTCGGCGTTGTCTGGAAGGACGGACACGTTCTCATTGCACAACGCGACAATCATGGCCTGCTCGGCGGATTATGGGAATTTCCCGGCGGCAAATGCCAACCGCGCGAGACATTGCAGCAGTGCTGCGCCCGCGAGGTTCGAGAAGAGGTCGGCGTCAGCGTGCGCGTTGGCCGCAAGCTCATGACGATCAACCACGCCTATTCGCATTTTCGCATCACGATGCACGTATTTGCCTGTCGCTACCGCAGCGGCACGCCTAAGCCGCTCGCCTGCCAGCAAGTCCGATGGGTTTTACCTCACCAACTCCGTCAATATCCCTTCCCGGCCGCGAACAAGAGATTGATTGAATATCTCTGGTCAGCGCCCTAG
- a CDS encoding cytochrome-c peroxidase, with the protein MMQTRYKQAIKLFLLLSVTAVMLVGLVASGNRPTWVAASPAIQAKKFTISLPPAIPADLWEMFIPEDNPITEAKVALGRDLYFDKRLSVDNTVSCATCHDPALAFTDGKPVAEGVGGKKGARNSPTILNAMFNVEQFWDGRASSLEEQAKGPLINPLEMAMPSHAAVVAKLQQDADYVRRFREVFGGPITIDNVVKAIAAFERTQLSGDAPFDRFIAGDKQAISPAAQRGWELFKGKARCITCHEFNTSSVFFTDFKYHNIGIGMKATQNFEALTRQIQRMAQQGTLTQEALDKLALTEGFSELGRFLVTRQPRDLGAFKTSPLRDIELTAPYMHDGSLKTLREVIEFYNKGGEPNPNLDGGIIKLNLTDSEISDLEEFLKTLTSDRVRRLARGEEKL; encoded by the coding sequence ATGATGCAGACACGGTACAAGCAAGCGATCAAATTATTCCTGTTGCTCAGTGTCACGGCGGTGATGTTGGTTGGCCTGGTCGCTTCTGGCAACCGGCCAACGTGGGTCGCTGCATCACCAGCGATACAAGCAAAGAAATTCACCATATCGTTGCCGCCGGCGATTCCCGCTGATCTGTGGGAGATGTTTATTCCTGAGGACAATCCGATCACCGAAGCCAAGGTGGCGCTCGGCAGAGACCTTTACTTCGATAAGCGACTCTCCGTGGATAACACGGTCAGTTGCGCGACCTGCCATGACCCGGCGCTGGCCTTCACTGATGGCAAACCGGTGGCCGAAGGTGTCGGCGGCAAGAAGGGCGCGCGAAATTCACCGACGATCTTGAACGCCATGTTTAACGTTGAGCAATTCTGGGATGGACGCGCCTCGTCGTTGGAAGAACAAGCCAAGGGACCGCTGATCAACCCGCTGGAGATGGCCATGCCATCACATGCGGCTGTCGTGGCCAAACTTCAACAGGACGCCGACTACGTCAGACGATTTCGTGAAGTATTTGGCGGGCCTATTACGATTGACAACGTTGTCAAGGCGATTGCTGCGTTTGAGCGAACGCAGCTTTCCGGCGACGCGCCGTTCGACCGGTTCATCGCCGGCGATAAACAGGCCATCAGCCCAGCCGCGCAGCGGGGCTGGGAATTGTTCAAGGGCAAAGCACGCTGTATCACCTGCCATGAATTCAACACCTCGTCGGTTTTCTTTACCGACTTCAAATATCACAACATCGGTATCGGGATGAAAGCGACGCAGAATTTCGAGGCGCTAACCCGACAGATTCAACGCATGGCTCAACAAGGCACGCTCACACAAGAAGCGCTCGATAAGCTGGCGTTGACGGAAGGCTTTTCCGAGTTGGGACGATTCCTGGTCACACGGCAACCGCGTGATCTGGGCGCATTCAAAACATCACCCCTGCGTGATATTGAGCTGACCGCACCCTATATGCATGATGGCAGTCTCAAGACGCTGCGCGAGGTGATCGAGTTTTACAATAAAGGCGGCGAGCCGAACCCGAACCTCGACGGCGGGATCATCAAATTGAATTTGACAGACTCTGAAATCAGCGATCTGGAAGAATTTCTCAAAACCCTGACCAGTGACCGCGTGCGGCGACTGGCGCGGGGAGAAGAAAAACTTTAA
- a CDS encoding DmsE family decaheme c-type cytochrome: protein MKHWRVRIKLITMGVFFPISLMTFSHSLSPLTGNAQPRPEAAASRASERAVEDQAPRPTEQNPMAGAENYVGAETCRVCHPSQYQWLSRTAHFATIKSEKFIPPTKGCEMCHGPGKQHVEAGGGPVAIFNPRKAAARDVVAMCTSCHQEKRLGQCGFQQNQHNVDVVACHDCHNPHQEITHPYILREKSPALCFNCHREIKAEFARPFHHKVPEGAMDCRDCHQQHGSLNRTQTVELAGGISSICVRCHTDKQGPFVFEHNQLNESRFLADQCLTCHTPHGSINNRLLIRSEVRMLCQECHFDRQGASGDLPQGIHDLTNPRYQHCTSCHVMIHGSNTSRLFFR, encoded by the coding sequence ATGAAACATTGGCGAGTTCGCATCAAGCTCATCACCATGGGCGTATTTTTCCCCATCAGCCTGATGACGTTCAGCCACTCGCTGAGTCCACTGACCGGCAACGCGCAGCCGCGCCCTGAAGCGGCAGCCTCCCGGGCGTCCGAACGCGCTGTCGAGGATCAAGCGCCCAGGCCGACTGAGCAAAATCCTATGGCCGGAGCGGAAAACTATGTTGGCGCTGAAACCTGTCGGGTCTGTCATCCCAGCCAGTATCAGTGGCTCTCACGCACAGCGCACTTCGCCACCATCAAAAGCGAGAAGTTTATCCCGCCCACAAAAGGGTGCGAAATGTGTCACGGACCGGGCAAACAACACGTCGAAGCAGGCGGCGGGCCGGTCGCTATTTTCAATCCACGTAAAGCCGCGGCCAGGGACGTTGTGGCCATGTGCACGAGCTGTCACCAAGAAAAACGTCTCGGTCAATGTGGCTTTCAGCAGAACCAGCACAACGTAGACGTGGTGGCCTGTCACGACTGCCACAATCCGCATCAGGAAATCACTCATCCGTATATCCTGCGGGAGAAGTCTCCAGCCTTGTGCTTCAACTGCCACCGCGAAATCAAAGCAGAGTTTGCCCGTCCGTTTCATCACAAAGTCCCTGAAGGCGCCATGGATTGCCGCGATTGTCATCAGCAACACGGCTCGCTGAATCGAACGCAGACGGTCGAGCTGGCCGGCGGCATAAGCTCTATTTGCGTGCGTTGTCACACGGACAAGCAGGGGCCGTTCGTGTTCGAGCACAATCAACTGAATGAGAGCCGGTTTCTCGCCGACCAATGCCTGACCTGTCATACGCCGCACGGTTCGATTAACAATCGGCTCTTAATTCGCAGCGAAGTCCGGATGCTTTGTCAGGAATGTCACTTCGACCGTCAGGGGGCGTCTGGTGATTTGCCGCAAGGGATCCATGACCTGACGAACCCTCGGTATCAGCATTGCACCAGTTGCCACGTGATGATTCACGGCTCGAATACAAGCCGACTCTTCTTCCGGTAA
- a CDS encoding RNA polymerase sigma factor has product MEAIMVTGSAVDGSVLTEFERSALEHLQPLYGYAMALTHNATDAEDLVQETYLRAIRSAQRAVPTGDMKSWLFTILRNLWLNRRRRHVHGPDFLSLEGEVAEANEPDWFVDERHRPDVDFDRAMLRHELRAALDDLPDIFREVIVLRCIEEFSYSQIAQILNCPAGTVMSRLSRARAALRRRLGVYLSDSWSYMEEQP; this is encoded by the coding sequence ATGGAAGCAATCATGGTCACGGGGTCGGCGGTGGACGGGTCGGTGTTAACTGAATTTGAGCGCTCGGCATTGGAGCACTTACAGCCGCTCTATGGTTATGCTATGGCGCTGACCCACAACGCGACTGATGCTGAAGATTTAGTGCAGGAGACCTACTTGCGGGCTATTCGCAGCGCGCAGCGGGCGGTCCCGACTGGTGACATGAAGAGTTGGTTATTCACCATCTTGCGCAATCTGTGGCTCAATCGCCGGCGCCGGCACGTTCACGGACCCGATTTTCTCTCGCTGGAAGGCGAGGTGGCGGAGGCCAACGAGCCTGATTGGTTCGTGGATGAGCGTCATCGGCCTGATGTGGACTTTGATCGCGCTATGTTGCGGCACGAGCTTCGCGCAGCGCTCGATGATTTGCCCGATATATTTCGTGAGGTGATTGTGCTCAGGTGTATCGAAGAGTTTAGCTACAGTCAGATTGCGCAGATTCTGAATTGCCCGGCGGGCACGGTCATGTCACGGCTGAGTCGCGCGCGCGCGGCGCTGCGCCGCCGGCTCGGCGTCTATCTCAGCGACTCATGGTCCTATATGGAGGAACAGCCGTGA
- a CDS encoding zf-HC2 domain-containing protein: MNEHPVERIMFYVDAELQGDERRAFEQHVSQCQSCRAMLQDQLRWQAAIRRVRPLYPVPDELRARLTCLLTNSRPSSWSHRRTRIGLAAAAVLVAALSIVLWYRPPAAPPPSSFALAAVEAHQRYTRQQLPLEITSESPETISQWFVGKLPFNVKLPNYPEGPGQSKPYQIVGARLMGFNQDYVAYVAYRLRNRAISLLVTTQKAAQPSGGEQIAWQGLTFHFNAINGWKVLTWSDNGLTYALVSDFEERGQASCIVCHPGPQDQRMFEGLRLK; this comes from the coding sequence GTGAACGAGCATCCAGTTGAACGCATCATGTTCTATGTGGACGCCGAATTGCAGGGCGATGAGCGACGAGCCTTTGAGCAGCATGTCAGCCAGTGTCAAAGCTGCCGGGCGATGCTACAGGACCAACTGCGATGGCAGGCAGCGATTCGTCGCGTGCGGCCGCTCTATCCGGTTCCCGATGAGTTGCGTGCCCGGCTGACCTGCTTATTAACCAATTCACGTCCTTCATCCTGGAGCCACCGTCGGACGCGCATCGGATTGGCGGCGGCTGCTGTGCTGGTGGCGGCATTGAGCATTGTGCTGTGGTATCGGCCTCCAGCCGCGCCGCCGCCGTCAAGTTTTGCGCTGGCCGCTGTTGAGGCGCATCAGCGGTACACCCGCCAGCAGTTGCCGTTGGAAATTACCAGCGAATCGCCTGAGACGATTTCCCAGTGGTTTGTTGGCAAGCTGCCATTCAACGTCAAACTACCCAATTATCCCGAAGGGCCGGGTCAATCCAAGCCGTATCAAATTGTCGGCGCGCGGCTGATGGGCTTCAATCAAGATTATGTCGCCTACGTGGCCTACCGGTTGCGCAACCGCGCGATTTCATTATTGGTGACAACTCAGAAGGCCGCTCAGCCTTCCGGTGGCGAACAAATTGCCTGGCAAGGACTCACCTTCCACTTCAACGCCATCAACGGATGGAAGGTACTGACGTGGTCGGATAATGGATTGACTTACGCGCTAGTCTCTGACTTTGAAGAACGAGGGCAAGCCTCCTGTATTGTCTGCCATCCAGGGCCGCAAGACCAACGCATGTTTGAAGGATTGCGGCTGAAGTAG